In Neodiprion virginianus isolate iyNeoVirg1 chromosome 6, iyNeoVirg1.1, whole genome shotgun sequence, the genomic window TTTCGCGCAACGTTGCAGACAAGAGTATAGCATATACTTATTTTACGTCGCATTATGACGGTTGCACGTGAGAATTTCGCACCGGGATATTCCTAATCAAAAAATCCTGCCATACCGTCTTCCACAAAAGACTATGACcattatattgtatacaaaattaatttatataccgTAGCGATTAggttaaattattatattttagataaaaacCAATTCTCTATTTTGTTTTCGTTATATTTCTTGTTTCCGCGTACAGCGACGTTTTTACTAAGGTGTTCGTTGATCGGGAGCAGGAAAGTTTGAAATCAAATAACTTGTACTTTATagcatattttatattatgtataatattttatgtttATATACTTAAGACTTACATTCAATAGTTATGGACCGTAACAATGATTCATTAATATCCTAAGCCACGTTACTGTTAGTATTGCCGCTGAGTATTACAACTAGTCACATAAGCCAAAAGTTTGTTATTCTCGcagaaaagttttcttttttttcagttttttaaataaacagtAATAGGAATCCCAATAACCGTGTTTCTCAACCATCCGCACCTCGCATTCACGCGTATCTATAATCTGTAATATCCGTAACCTTATTGTTAAACACCTACACATAGTTCTCAGTTATCGCTATATCTTTTGCCGGTCGCACTTGACCCCTGCACATTTACATAACACGATATCcagtttttcttttgcgtCTGTTTTTTTACTCTTTGTCCTGCAGCAAACAGCAAAGCTCCAATCTAATCTCGCTGCGATTATACTCTCCCGAAGCCCGCACGTATCGACTAGACGTTGTGCAAGCAATGAGATGCCGGTCCATATGGCGCTTAGTAACGCTCGTTTGTAACTCAATCTCTGCTTCAACATTCATAATTACGAGTGATCAGGTGTCCGCTTGTCGCCTACGTACCAATTGTCCTACCGAGGCAGGTATCGTCGTGGGAGGTCCCCGTCTTGCGCCTCGACGATGTGCAAGCCGAACCAGAGTTTAGCCAAGTTTACCGCGAAAATCACCCCTGAATACCGgtattcaattgaaaataaaaatcatttctcttATATCAAGTCCCGTTTCCTGTCCTATTCCAACTTCGATAGCACCGTAATATATTACACCGTGTACGATGTAACAACCGTTGTAGATACGAGCATGGTACATTTCTAAAGTCATGGAACGTCGTTTTCTCCTGTGCAAAAAGAGATGGAATTCATAATAACTGAATCGATTAAATATGGAACCGCAATGTTCGGCCCGGAAAACCCAATTCAATCTCAATTATACAACATCACAGGTATCGCATGATGTTCATCTAGTCAAGATAAGGGTTGTAATGATTTGCGTTCATGTTTTCAAGCTCAACGACCGTGTACTTTTTCGTGGCTATCGGGTAATGGTCGAGGTTCAGGAGAGGGTTGTAAATATTCGCATTCCTGGTTTCGATCTCTTCAAAAGTCGCAGTCTTCGATTTGTCTTGGCGGAGATTGAGGTCGATGTCGAGACCAACGGACTGAGAGCTTGCTTTTCTTTGGATTTCATTCGAGTTATCCGAGCGATCGACCTTTGAAGGCCACCAGGTAAAAGCGGGTCGGTTCGGTTTGCTGGGTCTTGTTGCCTCTGCTAAAGTTGCAGGGACGAGCGGATCCGCTGGCATTAGCAGACTGGCGTCATCGTCGACATTTGTTCTCCAATCCAGGTCCAGCGATTTCTTCACCGAATTTTCTTGACTACTTTCATCTTCCGTTCCAGCAGGAATTAGCCGTGACGAAGGAAGCCCGTATCGGGTACTCATCGCCTGTAAATTCTtaaattttaatcgaaaaatattacattgaGAAGAAATCAGTTTTTAGCATAAATGCAGGAGGAATCTCCAGGTCATCTTGGGACAGGCTAACTTGTTTTTGCCACTTATTGTGAAAGGCAATTTCACTATTTCACggtaaaattcatttttcatttcactctGACAACTTGTTTTTACGTGAAGAAATTATGCttagagaaaattattataaattaatgaTTAGAGAAAATGAAACCAACGAGTTTCAAACTGGATGtttcgattcgaaaaaaacaatgaaaataggATTTTCTGAGAAACTGCTccaatcgatatttttacgaagTTCGAGCGATACGTATTCGGGTTCAAtgattcagaattttttcggaACGAAAATTCACAATAAATATCAGCTCAAATAAGAGTCAATGAAGAATAGTTTGCGAATATTTTAGTATCTTAATGTAGAATGGGATCACAATCTTGATTAAGTGAGTGATCATTTTTATGCATCTATTTCTTTCTGTCAAGCTAAATTCGCATTCGAtggtaaaacaatttttaggaGCGGGTATAAGGTGTTCtcgtaataaataaaatttcacaaagaACTCCGATTCTTGGTCATTGCTTAATAATGCTAGATGGGTATACTTACCAGAGCTTGCATGGTAATTAATACCATTAGGGAGTAAAAGTATACCAAGAAATCCATCACTAAAACGGAGTAAAAGCTGCACTGCACTACACGGACCAACAATAGTCGACTAAGGACTCAAACTGAGCGTACTCTCGGCGCGCTTATATTTATAAGACGGCTCTCGAGATTTCATCGCTAGTCGATATCCCACAGTCGAGCTGAtctgaagagaaaaaaaaaacgtagtgAGCACCGCTCCGGGAAAACAGGAATGACGTCTTTCGAACTTAGCAGGTCGAATCGGAATCAAGGCAACTTTGGACTAGAGTGGTGAATGAATTCATGTGTTTGCttcgttgtttctttctttttacgCATTGATTTTGTATTGTTGTTTTCTGAACGTTGTCTGTCCACGTCTATGTAGACAAGCGTTCGTCGAGACTACAGCAAGGGCGTAAACACCGATGATTGCGGTTCTACCAAGGCGTTAATCCATCTTATGAATGGCCTATTGCCATCGTAACGCAAACTAATTGACCAATTTACGAACAAAATgcgctttctttttttactacgGTATCTCATTTATGCTTATGAGAAATTATTTGCTTCGAGAATGTTTACTAGCAAACATCACGCtctatatattttattcccaTTCATTGACTGAAATTGGTTTGCGAAAACAGAGACGATAAGCTTGGTCTAagcgatatttttaaataaatggcTTGCCGAATCCATTTAGAGTTTATATTATTTGCGTGACGCGCGTGTTTGACAAACCCAATGGTCTAAATAATTCTGAGACAGTGTTTATCGTTTAGAGTTGAAATTAAGTTGGTTCGTAAAGCGTGCTGCCCACTGCTTAATAATTTACGAGTCCAAAGAAAAATTGAGCGAAAGTATTTCGAATGCACAATTGTCGAAACtttatcattaatttttatgaGACTTTGATTGAGCGCGACTGAATGATAACAAATCTCAACGACTTTTCTCTAATTGTTTTTCGTTCATTTAATATAAGAATAATTTCTTCTTATCGTTATGCACCGTGCATGAAAAGCTTCCACACATTTCAACACGtcgatatgaaaatttataattatacagtacatgaaaaatacaattaatCGAAGCTGCAGCGTATCGCTCTGGAACGCACTTGTCGTgaacttgaaatatttgcacTTGCATCAATAATcatctttaaaaaattacgtagCCTGCCGAATTATAATCGTTGTCAGAAACAGCGTTCTGCAATAAAATCGTTGCAAAATCTCAGACTATGAGATCAGAGGCTATCGCTAagatacgaaatttttttaaccctctCCGCTGTTATATAACTAATTATCTCTACATCGCGCAGCATCAGTGTTCTCGATTTTATTTCGATGTGAATTGTGACACGAACCCGTTTAACAGAGTGGCTTTATTCCAGGTTCTCTGTGGAAAATATAATGACTTTCCACGGGTAATGCTTCGCGATACATGGCAAAGATATTTGTGGTAAAAAGTACGTAAAAATCTGCGAACTAAAGCAGTTCCGAGTAGAGTAACAAAAACAGTGATTTACGGTCCTAATTCACCGTTAGAAAATATCCCACCCCATTCTTTgcaaattttagaaaaatacacATTACATACCCTTACTTTACAACTTGTCGGATACAGTACGAAATTGGAGAAAGTGAATCATCAGAGTTTAAAATTCAGGCAGAATTTCCGGCGGTGAAGATTCTATAAAAACACGGGTTAAACAAGCATCGCTTTACCAGCTCCCCACCATGTCCTTCATCCAGTTTGCACTCAACGCTACTTTCCTGCCCGCAATTTATATACAATTACGAAATTCACATACAGCATGTGGATTTGTGCATGTGTGGCAGCGTGTCTGATGATTATTCATACGTAGTAGTACACTGCAGTAGCTCGAAGCTGGCTAGAGAGAGAAACGTACcgtattttattgttagtataGTGTCGTTGGCATCACCACGCACGTGTTGCTATTTCTTTGGTGTCGGTTGTGCCGATCGAGGCAAATCCGAATGGCAGTGCCTACCATAGACGCGCATGATCCTCGAAGGCTGTATCAGGTTTCGCCCTTGAAGGGGTGCTTCGACCAATGACCAGTTCGCGGGTGGTTCGGTGCTTCGATATCAAACCGACCTTGTAAAAGTCGCATTTTTCATACACGTGAACGCTTCATCGCAACTTCTAGGCGTCACCGCAATACGGTTGCTTATCGTTCGCACAACCCTTGGAGCTTGTTTGACAGTTGTCATCGATTCGCGACCTTGGACCAGGTGGTTTTAGTCAAGTTTTAGGAGACATTGAACGGATCGCGGGAAGTGTAGTATAATATTGGAATCGGAAGATTGTCGTAACTCCTAAAGCGCTTGAAATTGTGTCACGAAACTCTCGACTTGATACTTTGTACTGCAAAATAATCGGAGTTGATCCGTACGACGGGTCAATCTGGTATCTAGTACTAGTATCTGGTCGTGTAACTGAGCCTGATATATTTTGCGAAGAACAGAGCATTTGTGTTACACCCCAAGGACGGAAATATGACGCGCGGTATGGTGTGAAACGGGTAAAGATAACAAACACGTTGCGCTCAATGTTCCGTCTGTATAGCCACAGGTGTGACCGTATTATCGTTGCTTGTGAATCTGTTGTTATGGAAATTGACaggaattttttatgatttgaATTACGGCGCGATCTTTTAATGGACTAACAACAACGAGAAATGACGTTGAACTCTCGAGGTTCAAGTCCTACTCTACGTGGGCACGCCGATGCAATGAAACAATCTGTTTATAT contains:
- the LOC124307821 gene encoding uncharacterized protein LOC124307821 isoform X2, producing the protein MDFLVYFYSLMVLITMQALAMSTRYGLPSSRLIPAGTEDESSQENSVKKSLDLDWRTNVDDDASLLMPADPLVPATLAEATRPSKPNRPAFTWWPSKVDRSDNSNEIQRKASSQSVGLDIDLNLRQDKSKTATFEEIETRNANIYNPLLNLDHYPIATKKYTVVELENMNANHYNPYLD
- the LOC124307821 gene encoding uncharacterized protein LOC124307821 isoform X1; translated protein: MDFLVYFYSLMVLITMQALNLQAMSTRYGLPSSRLIPAGTEDESSQENSVKKSLDLDWRTNVDDDASLLMPADPLVPATLAEATRPSKPNRPAFTWWPSKVDRSDNSNEIQRKASSQSVGLDIDLNLRQDKSKTATFEEIETRNANIYNPLLNLDHYPIATKKYTVVELENMNANHYNPYLD